A stretch of Triticum aestivum cultivar Chinese Spring chromosome 1D, IWGSC CS RefSeq v2.1, whole genome shotgun sequence DNA encodes these proteins:
- the LOC123182343 gene encoding probable methyltransferase PMT23: MAVPSADRKRRPFLLSLSLFLLLSALLVLLVLFLDSSAQSLPFLPSRPSRLSAPSPYLPHQQHSPTPVPTPGGSPDSQPNGPAAAAAKSDVKADASRPNAPAAVAGGSGTSTPSRTADDSSHPAAVDADATAIDAAGVNGGEAEDDGAVAEVRWETCKVRRGVSATDYIPCLDNIRAIKALRSRRHMEHRERHCPAPPPRCLVRMPAGYRLPVPWPRSRDMIWYNNVPHPKLVEYKKDQNWVTKSGDYLVFPGGGTQFKDGVARYIQFVEQIMPTIQWGTHTRTVLDVGCGVASFGGYLLDRNVITMSLAPKDEHEAQIQFALERGIPAFLGVIGTQKLPFPDNAFDVVHCARCRVHWYANGGKPLLELNRVLRPGGFFVWSATPVYRKEQRDQDDWNAMVTLTKSMCWRTVVKSEDINGIGVVIYQKPTSNSCYLERKTNEPHLCSKKDGSRFPWYAPLDSCILPSAVSSSDETSNSPLLWPERLIRYASVPDDSATIEKFDADTKYWKQVISEVYYNDFPVNWSSVRNVMDMNAGYGGFAAALVDKPLWVMNVVPIGQSDTLPVIFSRGLIGVYHDWCESFNTYPRTYDVLHMSDLLGSLTKRCDILEVAAEIDRILRPGRWLVLKDTMDMIKKMRPVLRSLHYETVIVKRQFLVGKKTFWRPRR; this comes from the exons ATGGCCGTCCCCTCCGCCGACCGCAAGCGGCGCCCCTTCCTCCTCTcgctctccctcttcctcctcctctccgccctgctcgtcctcctcgtcctcttcctcgacTCCTCCGCCCAGtccctccccttcctcccctcccgCCCCTCCCGCCTCTCCGCCCCCTCCCCCTATCTTCCTCACCAGCAGCACAGCCCAACCCCAGTTCCCACCCCCGGAGGCTCGCCCGACTCGCAACCAAACGGCCCGGCCGCTGCCGCTGCAAAATCAGATGTCAAAGCCGACGCATCGCGGCCGAATGCCCCCGCCGCCGTCGCAGGGGGCAGCGGAACCAGCACCCCGTCACGGACAGCCGACGACAGCAGCCACCCGGCGGCAGTCGACGCGGATGCCACAGCCATCGATGCGGCGGGAGTGAATGGCGGCGAGGCCGAGGACGACGGCGCGGTGGCGGAGGTGAGGTGGGAGACGTGCAAGGTCAGGAGGGGGGTGTCGGCGACGGACTACATCCCGTGCCTCGACAACATCAGGGCTATCAAGGCGCTGCGCTCCAGGCGGCACATGGAGCACCGGGAGCGCcactgccccgcgccgccgcccaggTGCCTGGTGCGAATGCCTGCGGGTTACCGGCTGCCCGTGCCGTGGCCGCGCAGCCGTGACATG ATTTGGTACAACAATGTTCCTCACCCAAAACTGGTGGAATATAAAAAGGATCAGAACTGGGTTACAAAGTCTGGTGATTATCTTGTTTTCCCCGGAGGCGGAACTCAATTCAAAGATGGTGTTGCAAGATACATACAGTTTGTAGAACAG ATAATGCCTACCATTCAATGGGGAACACATACGAGAACTGTTCTGGATGTTGGATGTGGTGTTGCCAGCTTTGGTGGATACCTGCTTGACAGGAATGTCATTACTATGTCATTGGCCCCTAAAGATGAGCATGAAGCTCAGATACAGTTTGCATTAGAGCGTGGAATTCCAGCATTTCTAGGAGTAATCGGAACTCAAAAGCTCCCTTTCCCTGATAATGCATTTGATGTGGTCCATTGTGCAAGGTGCAGGGTCCATTGGTATGCGAATG GTGGAAAACCACTACTGGAGCTTAACAGAGTGCTAAGGCCTGGAGGATTTTTCGTTTGGTCTGCTACACCTGTCTATCgtaaagaacaaagagatcaagatgACTGGAATG CAATGGTTACACTGACCAAATCAATGTGCTGGAGGACAGTTGTAAAATCTGAAGATATTAATGGAATTGGTGTTGTTATATATCAAAAACCAACCTCAAATTCTTGCTACCTTGAGAGGAAAACCAATGAACCCCACCTGTGTTCAAAGAAAGATGGATCACGTTTTCCTTG GTATGCTCCTCTTGATAGTTGCATTTTGCCATCTGCTGTTTCCAGTTCAGATGAAACAAGCAACTCTCCCCTTCTGTGGCCTGAAAGACTTATCAGATACGCAAGTGTGCCTGATGATTCTGCTACTATCGAGAAGTTTGATGCTGATACAAAGTATTGGAAACAAGTCATTTCAGAAGTATATTATAATGACTTTCCAGTTAATTGGTCAAGTGTCCGTAATGTAATGGACATGAATGCTGGTTATGGAGG GTTTGCAGCAGCACTTGTTGATAAACCATTATGGGTTATGAATGTTGTACCTATTGGCCAGTCAGATACTTTGCCAGTAATTTTTAGCCGAGGTTTGATTGGGGTATATCATGATTGGTGTGAGTCTTTCAACACATACCCAAGGACCTATGATGTTCTTCACATGAGTGATCTCCTTGGAAGTCTTACAAAGAG GTGTG